In Desulfurobacterium indicum, the following are encoded in one genomic region:
- the trxB gene encoding thioredoxin-disulfide reductase — MFDTLWDVVIVGAGPAGLASAIYTGRSNLNTLVLDSMFPGGQLLITEMIENYPGFPEPMAGFELSDRMKKQAEKFGAVIKSGYSVSKVDLDGDIFVLKLESGGELKAKTVIWAAGSTPRKLGVPGEAEFLGRGVSYCAVCDGALFKGRDVAVVGGGDSALEEALYLTKFANKVYLIHRRDKFRAVPIVQERVKANEKIEPILNKVVESINGEQFVESLTLKDTVTGKKSEQKVDGIFIFIGSEPNTAPIAHLVELDDRGYILTDDEMKTATPGLFAAGDTRKKPLKQVITAAADGAVAAMSASKYLEEKE, encoded by the coding sequence ATGTTTGATACCCTTTGGGATGTTGTAATAGTAGGAGCCGGTCCTGCGGGACTGGCTTCTGCCATATATACAGGAAGAAGTAATTTAAATACGCTTGTCCTTGACAGTATGTTTCCCGGCGGGCAGCTACTTATAACCGAAATGATAGAGAACTATCCCGGTTTTCCTGAGCCGATGGCCGGTTTCGAACTTTCAGATAGGATGAAGAAGCAGGCGGAAAAATTTGGTGCTGTTATAAAGAGTGGATATTCTGTAAGTAAAGTTGATCTGGATGGTGATATCTTCGTTCTGAAACTTGAATCGGGTGGTGAATTAAAAGCAAAGACTGTTATATGGGCTGCCGGTTCTACTCCGAGAAAGCTTGGTGTTCCCGGAGAGGCAGAATTTTTGGGAAGAGGTGTTTCTTACTGTGCCGTGTGCGACGGTGCTCTGTTTAAAGGTAGGGATGTTGCCGTTGTTGGTGGTGGAGATTCTGCCCTTGAAGAGGCCCTCTATCTTACGAAATTTGCTAACAAGGTTTACCTAATTCATAGGAGAGATAAGTTTCGTGCTGTGCCTATTGTTCAGGAGAGAGTTAAGGCGAATGAAAAGATAGAACCAATTTTAAATAAAGTTGTAGAGTCTATAAACGGAGAACAGTTTGTCGAGTCACTTACCCTTAAAGATACTGTTACCGGGAAAAAGAGCGAGCAAAAGGTAGATGGCATTTTCATCTTTATAGGTAGTGAGCCTAATACGGCTCCCATAGCTCATCTGGTTGAGCTTGACGATAGAGGTTATATCCTTACCGATGATGAAATGAAAACGGCAACACCGGGACTTTTTGCAGCAGGTGATACGCGTAAAAAGCCTTTAAAGCAGGTAATTACGGCTGCT